AACGTCAAGAGGAGGGATGCTGAGTGAGCGGAGCGATCTCGGCATTCCTCTCGCTCGCCTTGTTAGCGTATTTATTTTTCAATTTCATATTCTCTCCGAGCAAAAACCAAACCATCTAATACATCGATATCACGAAGTAGCTTATCTGAGAAAAAACATTCTTCTTTCACTTTTTTTATTTCTTCTTTTGAGGATGTATTTGCCAAGATTTCTGTCATCACCATTGAGCACGATTCTCGATCAAAATCTGTAGGTTCTTTTTCTAGATAGTAGCGCAGTGTGAATTCTTTTGAATCTGTGAACTTAACCGCTATTGCTCGAATCGAAGGGTAGATTTCCCCGATAAGTGCGGATTGAATCCAAATACGCAACCAATGTGGAATCGATTTCATTTTTTTTGCTAACGCTGAAGCCATACGCGAAGGTCAGCGCGGAGCGATGGCCGGAGTTGTATGGGCTGACTGGTTGGACCATTCTTTTCTTCTCATCTCGAAATCTCCAATGGTCTGATTGTTTCGAG
The nucleotide sequence above comes from Puniceicoccus vermicola. Encoded proteins:
- a CDS encoding colicin — translated: MKSIPHWLRIWIQSALIGEIYPSIRAIAVKFTDSKEFTLRYYLEKEPTDFDRESCSMVMTEILANTSSKEEIKKVKEECFFSDKLLRDIDVLDGLVFARREYEIEK